A window of the Kosakonia sp. BYX6 genome harbors these coding sequences:
- the cdaR gene encoding DNA-binding transcriptional regulator CdaR, which produces MAGWHLDTKMAQDIVARTMRIIDTNINVMDARGRIIGSGDRERIGELHEGALLVLSQGRVVDIDDAVARHLHGVRQGINLPLRLEGEIVGVIGLTGEPETLRKYGELVCMTAEMMLEQSRLMHLLAQDSRLREELVMNLIQAEEHTPALTEWAQRLGIDLNQPRVVAVVEVDSGQLGVDSAMAELQQLQNALTTPERNNLIAIVSLTEMVVLKPALNQFGRWDAEDHRKRVEQLITRMKENGQLRFRVALGNYFTGPGSIARSYRTARTTMMVGKQRMPESRSYFYQDLMLPVLLDSLRGGWQANELARPLSRLKAMDNNGLLRRTLAAWFRHNVQPLATSKALFIHRNTLEYRLNRISELTGLDLGNFDDRLLLYVALQLDEQR; this is translated from the coding sequence ATGGCTGGCTGGCATCTTGATACCAAAATGGCACAGGATATCGTGGCGCGCACGATGCGCATCATTGATACAAACATTAACGTGATGGATGCACGTGGCCGCATCATCGGAAGTGGTGACCGGGAACGAATTGGGGAATTGCACGAAGGTGCATTGCTGGTGCTTTCTCAGGGACGCGTTGTCGATATCGATGACGCCGTGGCGCGCCATCTGCATGGTGTGCGTCAGGGTATCAACCTGCCATTGCGTCTGGAAGGTGAAATTGTCGGTGTTATCGGTCTGACGGGCGAGCCCGAAACATTGCGCAAATATGGCGAATTAGTCTGTATGACCGCCGAAATGATGCTGGAACAGTCCCGTCTGATGCATTTGCTGGCGCAGGATAGCCGCCTGCGCGAAGAGCTAGTGATGAACCTGATTCAGGCCGAAGAGCATACTCCCGCACTCACTGAGTGGGCGCAGCGTTTAGGCATTGATCTAAACCAGCCGCGTGTGGTCGCGGTGGTAGAAGTCGACAGCGGTCAGTTGGGCGTAGACAGCGCAATGGCGGAGTTGCAGCAACTGCAAAACGCCCTGACCACGCCGGAGCGTAATAACTTGATCGCCATTGTCTCGCTCACCGAGATGGTGGTGCTGAAACCCGCATTGAATCAGTTTGGCCGCTGGGATGCTGAAGATCATCGCAAGCGCGTGGAACAGCTGATCACGCGTATGAAAGAGAATGGCCAGTTGCGTTTTCGCGTCGCGCTGGGGAACTACTTTACTGGCCCAGGCAGCATTGCGCGTTCCTACCGTACGGCGCGCACCACCATGATGGTGGGTAAGCAGCGCATGCCGGAAAGCCGGAGTTATTTTTACCAGGATTTGATGTTGCCAGTGCTGCTCGACAGCTTGCGTGGTGGCTGGCAGGCCAATGAACTGGCGCGCCCGTTATCGCGCTTAAAAGCGATGGACAATAATGGTTTGTTGCGCCGGACGCTGGCGGCTTGGTTTCGTCACAATGTGCAACCGCTCGCAACGTCTAAGGCGCTATTTATTCACCGTAATACTCTGGAATATCGCCTGAATCGGATCTCTGAACTGACAGGGTTGGATTTGGGGAATTTCGACGACAGATTGCTGCTGTATGTGGCGCTGCAGTTGGACGAGCAACGCTGA
- the degP gene encoding serine endoprotease DegP, with protein sequence MKKTTLAMSALALSLSLALSPLSAMAAETVSSTATTSQQMPSLAPMLEKVMPSVVSINVEGSTTVNTPRMPRNFQQFFGDNSPFCQDGSPFQSSPFCQGGGQDGQGGGQQQKFMALGSGVIIDAAKGYVVTNNHVVDNASTIKVQLSDGRKFDAKVVGKDPRSDIALIQIQDPKNLTAIKLADSDALRVGDYTVAIGNPFGLGETVTSGIVSALGRSGLNAQNYENFIQTDAAINRGNSGGALVNLNGELIGINTAILAPDGGNIGIGFAIPSNMVKSLTGQMVQYGQVRRGELGILGTELNSELAKAMKVDAQRGAFVSQVMPNSAAAKAGVKAGDVITSLNGKPISSFAALRAEVGSMPIGSKVALGMLRDGKPVNITLELQQSSQNQVESSTIFSGIEGAEMSNKGKDGGVVVNAVKPNTPAAQIGLKKGDVILGANQQPVKNIAELRKILDSKPSVLALNIQRGDTSIYLLMQ encoded by the coding sequence ATGAAAAAAACCACGTTAGCAATGAGTGCACTGGCTTTGAGTTTAAGTTTAGCGCTGTCTCCACTGTCTGCTATGGCAGCGGAAACAGTATCTTCTACAGCCACAACATCGCAGCAAATGCCAAGCCTCGCGCCGATGCTGGAAAAAGTTATGCCGTCGGTCGTGAGTATTAATGTCGAAGGCAGCACCACCGTAAATACGCCGCGCATGCCGCGCAACTTCCAGCAGTTCTTTGGTGATAATTCACCGTTCTGTCAGGACGGTTCACCGTTCCAGAGTTCTCCATTCTGTCAGGGTGGTGGTCAGGACGGGCAGGGCGGCGGCCAGCAGCAGAAATTTATGGCGCTGGGTTCCGGGGTGATTATTGATGCGGCGAAAGGCTATGTGGTCACCAACAATCACGTTGTTGATAACGCCAGCACCATCAAAGTACAACTGAGCGACGGGCGTAAATTTGACGCCAAAGTAGTGGGTAAAGACCCGCGTTCTGATATCGCTCTGATTCAAATCCAGGATCCGAAAAACCTGACCGCAATTAAACTGGCGGATTCCGATGCGCTGCGCGTGGGTGATTACACCGTCGCAATTGGTAACCCGTTCGGTCTGGGTGAAACCGTGACATCCGGGATCGTTTCTGCGCTGGGCCGCAGCGGTCTGAACGCGCAAAACTACGAAAACTTTATTCAGACTGACGCCGCGATTAACCGCGGTAACTCCGGTGGCGCGCTGGTTAACCTGAACGGTGAACTGATTGGTATCAACACCGCTATTCTCGCGCCGGACGGCGGCAACATCGGTATCGGCTTCGCTATCCCGAGTAATATGGTGAAAAGCCTTACTGGGCAGATGGTGCAGTACGGCCAGGTGCGTCGCGGTGAACTGGGTATTTTGGGAACCGAGCTGAACTCAGAGCTGGCGAAAGCGATGAAAGTCGATGCCCAGCGCGGTGCGTTCGTCAGCCAGGTGATGCCAAATTCCGCTGCGGCGAAAGCCGGTGTGAAAGCGGGTGACGTGATTACCTCTCTGAACGGTAAACCTATCAGCAGCTTTGCGGCGCTGCGTGCCGAAGTCGGTTCTATGCCGATCGGTAGCAAAGTCGCGCTCGGTATGCTGCGTGACGGCAAGCCGGTGAATATCACGCTGGAGCTGCAACAAAGCAGCCAGAATCAGGTGGAATCCAGCACCATCTTCAGCGGTATTGAAGGTGCGGAAATGAGCAACAAAGGTAAAGATGGCGGCGTAGTGGTTAACGCGGTGAAACCCAACACCCCGGCTGCGCAAATCGGCCTGAAAAAAGGTGATGTGATTCTCGGTGCGAACCAGCAGCCGGTGAAAAACATCGCTGAGTTGCGCAAAATCCTCGACAGCAAACCTTCTGTGCTGGCGTTGAACATCCAGCGTGGTGATACCTCCATCTATCTTCTGATGCAGTAA
- the dgt gene encoding dGTPase, giving the protein MAEIDFRNKINWHRRYRSPQGVKTEHEILRIFESDRGRIINSPAIRRLQQKTQVFPLERNAAVRTRLTHSLEVQQVGRYIAKEILSRLKEQRLLETYGLDELTGPFESIVEMACLMHDIGNPPFGHFGEAAINDWFRQRLSPDDAVSQPLSDDRCEVVALRLREGEDSLNTLRRKVRHDLSQFEGNAQGIRMVHTLMRMNLTWAQVGCILKYTRPAWWVGEPPASHSYLMKKPGYYFSEEAYVERLRKELNLDTYSRFPLTWIMEAADDISYCVADLEDAVEKRIFTAEQLYQHLYDAWGTHEKGSLFAQVVENAWDKSRVNSMSRSAEDQFFMYLRVNTLNKLVPYAAQRFIDNLPQIFNGEFNHALLEDDSGFSQLLELYKNVAIKQVFSHPDVEQLELQGYRVISGLLEIYRPLLQLSLADFTELVEKERLRRFPIESRLFHKLSTRHRLAYVEAVSKLSPDTAEYPVLEYYHRCRLIQDYISGMTDLYSWDEYRRLMAVE; this is encoded by the coding sequence ATGGCCGAGATCGATTTTCGCAACAAGATAAACTGGCATCGTCGTTATCGTTCGCCGCAGGGCGTGAAAACCGAGCACGAAATCCTGCGTATTTTTGAAAGCGATCGTGGACGCATCATCAATTCTCCCGCCATTCGACGATTGCAGCAAAAGACCCAGGTTTTTCCTCTGGAGCGCAACGCGGCGGTGCGCACGCGTCTGACACATTCTCTTGAAGTGCAGCAAGTTGGGCGCTATATCGCCAAAGAGATCCTCAGCCGCCTGAAAGAGCAGCGCCTGCTGGAAACGTACGGCCTGGATGAGTTGACGGGGCCTTTTGAAAGTATCGTTGAGATGGCCTGCCTGATGCACGACATCGGCAACCCACCGTTCGGTCATTTTGGCGAAGCGGCGATCAATGACTGGTTCCGCCAGCGTTTGTCCCCGGACGACGCCGTTAGCCAACCGTTGTCGGACGATCGTTGTGAAGTGGTTGCGTTGCGCCTGCGCGAAGGCGAAGACAGTCTCAATACGTTACGCAGAAAAGTGCGCCATGATTTAAGCCAGTTTGAAGGTAATGCGCAGGGTATTCGCATGGTGCACACCCTCATGCGCATGAATCTGACCTGGGCGCAGGTCGGCTGTATTTTAAAATACACACGTCCGGCATGGTGGGTGGGTGAACCGCCGGCATCTCACAGTTATTTAATGAAAAAACCCGGTTATTATTTCTCTGAAGAAGCCTATGTTGAGCGGTTACGTAAAGAATTAAACCTCGACACTTATAGTCGCTTTCCATTGACGTGGATAATGGAAGCCGCAGACGATATCTCTTATTGCGTGGCCGATTTGGAAGATGCGGTGGAAAAACGAATTTTCACGGCGGAGCAACTTTATCAGCATCTTTATGACGCCTGGGGCACGCATGAAAAAGGCTCGCTGTTTGCTCAGGTTGTGGAAAATGCCTGGGATAAATCGCGCGTTAATTCCATGAGCCGCAGCGCAGAAGATCAATTCTTTATGTATTTGCGCGTCAACACGCTCAATAAACTGGTGCCTTACGCGGCACAACGTTTTATTGATAACTTACCGCAGATTTTTAACGGCGAATTCAATCATGCGCTGTTGGAAGATGACAGCGGATTTAGCCAGCTCCTTGAATTATATAAAAACGTCGCCATTAAACAGGTGTTCAGCCATCCCGATGTTGAGCAACTGGAATTACAGGGTTACCGCGTCATCAGTGGATTGCTGGAAATTTACCGCCCGTTGTTGCAATTATCGCTGGCGGACTTTACCGAGCTGGTGGAAAAAGAGCGTCTGCGTCGTTTCCCGATTGAATCGCGCCTGTTTCATAAACTGTCGACGCGCCACCGGCTGGCCTATGTCGAAGCGGTAAGTAAATTATCGCCTGACACGGCAGAGTACCCGGTGCTGGAGTATTATCACCGTTGTCGATTAATTCAGGATTATATCAGCGGCATGACCGATCTATATTCATGGGATGAATATCGTCGTTTGATGGCGGTGGAATAA
- the mtnN gene encoding 5'-methylthioadenosine/S-adenosylhomocysteine nucleosidase — protein MKIGIIGAMEEEVTLLRDKIENRQTLNIGGSEIYTGTLNGTEVALLKSGIGKVAAAMGATLLLERCKPDVIINTGSAGGLAATLKVGDIVVSDEARYHDADVTAFGYEYGQLPGCPAGFKADGKLVAAAEACIGELKLNAVRGLIVSGDAFINGSVGLAKIRHNFPQAIAVEMEATAIAHVCHNFGVPFVVVRAISDVADQQSHLSFDEFLVVAAKQSSLMVETLVQKLARG, from the coding sequence ATGAAAATTGGCATCATTGGTGCAATGGAAGAAGAAGTTACGCTGCTGCGTGACAAAATCGAGAACCGTCAAACGCTGAATATTGGCGGGAGCGAAATCTACACCGGTACGCTAAATGGTACAGAAGTCGCACTGCTGAAATCAGGTATTGGCAAAGTGGCCGCCGCGATGGGCGCAACCTTGCTGCTGGAACGTTGTAAGCCGGATGTGATTATCAACACAGGCTCTGCGGGCGGTCTGGCCGCGACACTGAAAGTGGGTGATATCGTGGTTTCCGACGAAGCGCGTTATCACGATGCCGATGTTACCGCTTTTGGCTATGAATATGGCCAGTTGCCAGGTTGCCCGGCAGGCTTTAAAGCCGACGGCAAACTGGTTGCGGCGGCAGAAGCCTGCATCGGCGAGCTGAAACTGAATGCGGTACGCGGGCTGATTGTCAGCGGCGATGCGTTTATCAATGGTTCTGTGGGTCTGGCAAAAATTCGTCACAACTTCCCGCAGGCGATTGCCGTGGAAATGGAAGCGACCGCGATTGCGCATGTCTGCCATAACTTTGGCGTGCCGTTTGTGGTGGTTCGCGCCATTTCTGATGTGGCGGATCAGCAATCCCACCTGAGCTTTGATGAGTTCCTGGTGGTGGCTGCGAAGCAATCCAGCCTGATGGTTGAAACCCTGGTGCAGAAACTGGCACGTGGCTAA
- the btuF gene encoding vitamin B12 ABC transporter substrate-binding protein BtuF, with product MANPLFRALVALLIFLPAWLFAAPRVISLSPANTELVFAAGITPVGVSSYSDYPPEAAHIEQVASWQGMNLERIVALKPDLVLAWRGGNTERQVNQLKQFGITIMWVDAITIEQVAETLRKLAAYSPHPQQAEQAAQQLLAKYNELKSHYASLPKKRVFMQFGAQPLFTSGKGSIQNQVLELCGGENIFAASHVPWPQVSREQVLARQPQAIVLAGDKQQIPKIKQYWRNQLDVPIISLHGDWFERASPRIILAAQQLCTALAQVK from the coding sequence GTGGCTAACCCTCTTTTCAGGGCGCTTGTCGCCCTGCTCATTTTTCTGCCGGCGTGGCTTTTCGCCGCACCACGCGTGATCTCCCTCTCTCCGGCCAATACCGAACTGGTGTTCGCGGCGGGTATCACGCCCGTTGGCGTCAGCAGTTATTCGGATTACCCGCCAGAAGCGGCGCATATTGAGCAAGTCGCCAGCTGGCAAGGGATGAACCTCGAACGCATTGTCGCGCTAAAACCTGACCTGGTGCTGGCCTGGCGCGGCGGCAATACGGAACGTCAGGTTAATCAACTCAAGCAGTTTGGTATCACCATAATGTGGGTCGATGCGATCACCATCGAGCAGGTGGCGGAAACGCTGCGTAAGCTGGCGGCTTATAGCCCGCATCCACAGCAGGCTGAACAGGCGGCGCAACAGTTGCTGGCTAAGTACAACGAACTTAAATCCCATTACGCCAGCCTGCCGAAAAAACGCGTGTTTATGCAATTTGGTGCGCAGCCGCTGTTTACCAGTGGAAAAGGATCGATTCAAAACCAGGTGCTGGAGCTGTGCGGCGGGGAAAATATCTTTGCCGCCAGCCACGTGCCGTGGCCGCAGGTCAGCCGCGAGCAAGTGCTGGCGCGTCAACCGCAAGCGATAGTGCTAGCGGGCGATAAACAACAGATTCCTAAAATTAAGCAATACTGGCGAAATCAGCTGGATGTACCGATTATTTCTCTGCACGGCGACTGGTTTGAACGGGCAAGCCCGCGTATTATCCTCGCCGCTCAACAACTCTGCACTGCCCTTGCGCAGGTGAAATAA
- a CDS encoding TRIC cation channel family protein produces MLVYWLDIIGTAVFAISGVLLAGKLRMDPFGVLVLGVVTAVGGGTIRDMALAHGPVFWVKDPTDLVVAMVTCMLTIALVRQPRRLPKWVLPVLDAVGLAVFVGIGVNKAFMAETGPLVAICMGVVTGVGGGIIRDVLAREIPMILRTEIYATACIAGGIVHASAFYFFGVPLESASMLGMVVTLGIRLAAIRWHLKLPTFALDESGR; encoded by the coding sequence ATGCTGGTCTACTGGCTGGATATTATCGGTACCGCTGTTTTTGCCATCTCAGGCGTTCTGCTTGCCGGAAAATTACGGATGGATCCGTTCGGCGTGCTGGTGCTAGGCGTGGTGACGGCGGTCGGTGGCGGGACGATCCGCGATATGGCGCTGGCGCACGGTCCGGTTTTCTGGGTGAAAGATCCCACCGATTTAGTGGTTGCAATGGTGACCTGCATGTTGACCATCGCGCTGGTGCGTCAGCCGCGCCGCTTGCCGAAATGGGTGTTGCCGGTGCTGGATGCCGTGGGTCTGGCGGTGTTTGTCGGGATTGGCGTGAATAAAGCGTTTATGGCGGAAACCGGCCCGCTGGTCGCCATTTGTATGGGTGTCGTGACCGGTGTCGGCGGCGGGATAATTCGTGATGTACTGGCGCGTGAAATACCGATGATCCTGCGTACCGAAATTTACGCCACGGCCTGTATTGCAGGCGGGATCGTGCATGCGTCGGCGTTTTACTTCTTTGGCGTGCCACTGGAATCAGCCAGTATGCTGGGGATGGTAGTGACGTTGGGGATTCGTCTTGCGGCAATTCGCTGGCACCTAAAGTTGCCTACTTTTGCGCTAGATGAGTCGGGACGTTGA